The Streptomyces sp. NBC_00286 nucleotide sequence GAGAACCCGCCCGAGGACACCGACGTCTCGCGCGGCGGACGGCAGCGCGTGAGCATGGCCGACATCGAGATGCTGCGCGCCGCCCGCGCCCACTACGAGCAGATGTACCGCAAGGCCGGCGGCGTCGCGACCCGCAGCCGTATCGTCGGCTTCCTCAACTCCGAGACCGCGCCCCTGCTCAGAGGCAGCTACACCGACGCCACCGGCCGCCAACTCCACCGCGCGACAGGGGGGTTGGTGGCCATCGCGGGCATCTGCGCGTACGACTCGGATGCGCACGGCCTCGCTCAGCGCTACTTCCACCAGGCGCTCAGGCTCGCAAAGGCCAGCGGCGACCGGGGACTTGGTGCGTATGTCATCGCCCTGCTCGTCAACCAGTCGCTGTTCATGCGCGAGTACCGGCAGGCCGTCGCCTTCGCCGAGGCCGCGCTGCGCGCCGCGGGGCGGCACATCACACCGGCGCTGGCCGCCGACCTCTATGCGATGCAGGCCAAGGCGTACGCACACCTCGGCGACGGCAGCAGCGCCCTGTCCTGCATCCGGCGTGCCGAGTCGGCCGCCGAACGCATCCGGCGCGGTTACGAGCCGGACGAGACCGGCTATGTCCAGCCGGGCCTGGTCAACGTGCAAGTAGCGGAGGCGCTGTTGAGTCTCGGTGACCTGACCGGCGCTCAGGAGCACGCAGCGGCCGCCGTGGACACTCCGGCGCACGACCGGGGGCGGGTGCACCGGCTCGCGATGCTCAGTCAGATCGAGCTGCGCCAGGGCAATGCGGACAAGGCCGTGGTCACCGCGGTCGAAATGGCCGAGCAGGCGCGGGGAATGGAGTCCCAGCGGCTGCGCGACAGACTCCGGGCGGTACGCGAACATCTGGTGGCCAGTGACTGCGCGGGAACCTCCGAGGCTGCCGAACTCATCGCCGGGGCACTGCGCGTACCGCTGTAGGGAGAAGCCCCGGGCACTGCGCCTACCGCCGCGAGCGGACCGCCGACGGACCACCATGAGTCTGCTGTGAAGACGCTCCTGCTGCGATATTGCCATCTACTCGGCGGAAGGTGGCAGAACCGTGCAGTGGACGAAGCAGAACGAACAAACTGTGTACGCAAACCGCTGGTTCAGCGTCAATCTCGCGGATGTGGAGCTGCCGGACGGTCAGCACCTCGATCACTTCTTGATACGGCTGCGGCCCGTCGCCGTGGCCACCGTGGTGAACGAGGCCAACGAGGTGCTGCTGCTGTGGCGGCACCGCTTCATCACCGACAGTTGGGGGTGGGAGCTCGCCGCGGGCGTCGTCGAGGACGGCGAGGACATCGCCGTCGCGGCGGCCCGTGAACTGGAGGAGGAGACCGGATGGCGGCCGGGACCCCTGCGCCATCTGATGAGCGTCGAGCCCTCCAACGGGCTCACCGACGCCCGGCACCACATCTACTGGGCCGACGAAGGCGCGTACATCGGACACCCCGTGGACGACTTCGAGTCGGACCGTCGGGAATGGGTTCCACTCAAGCTCATCCCCGACATGGTCGCCCGCGGAGAGGTCCCGGCCGCCAACATGGCAGCCGCGCTGCTCCTCCTGCACCATCTCAGGCTCGGGCAGGACGCTTTGCCCTGATACCCCCCCCACCGCGTCCTGGTCCCTAGTGGCCCAGAGCCTGCCAGACCGCCACGGCGAGTGCGCCCACAGCCGTGACGACCGCGACTGCGCGCAGTGGCCAGCGGGTGTGTTCCAGTGCGACGACGCGTGCGCTGAGGTCGTCGAGATCCTTGGCGGTCTGTTCGGCGCGGTGACTGAGCAGCGCCTGTCCTCCCTCGACGCGCGCATGCGCCACATCGAGGCGACGGCGTAACTCTGCGAGTTCTCCTTGGACCACGGGATGCTCCGGGTCGGCGGTCACGAGTCCGCTCCTTTCAGTAGTCGTCACATCCCTTACGTGCGCACGGAAAGTCAACCGGCCCTGGTGGGCACTGGGGAGCGTGTGCGAGGGGCATATGCGGGCCCGGTGCGCACACGGTGTGTGAACGGCGCGGGCCCGGCGCTCGGAAGAGAGCCGGGCCCGTAGGCCAGAGATGTACGGACCGTAGTCGGTACGAGGATGACGCTAGGGGTAGGTGTAGAAGCCCGAGCTCGACTTCCGGCCCAGGCGGCCCGCGTCGACCATGCGCTGGAGCAGCGGGGGAGCGGCGTACAGGGGCTCCTTGTACTCCTCGTACATCGAGTACGCGACCGACGCGACCGTGTCCAGGCCGATCAGGTCGGTCAGCTTCAGCGGGCCCATCGGGTGGGCGCAGCCCATCTCCATGCCGTTGTCGATGTCCTCGCGGCTCGCGATGCCCGACTCGAACATCCTTATGGCGGACAGGAGATACGGGATCAGCAGGGCGTTGACCACGAAACCCGAGCGGTCCTGGGCCCGGATCGAGTGCTTGCCCAGGATCTTCTCGACCAGCGCCTGCGCCCGGCTGATCGTGCCCTCGGAGGTGGTGAGCGCCGGGATCAGCTCGAC carries:
- a CDS encoding transcriptional regulator, whose protein sequence is MQPNTLLDAILDEAGISHAGLAAHVNQAGRSRGLALRYEHTAVARWLKGQRPRGQVPDLICEVLATRLQRPVTLDDIGLGVPGESASPQGTTLSGFVERATALWRSDEQQRPHILGAPAVTGTPAVMPVWEWENPPEDTDVSRGGRQRVSMADIEMLRAARAHYEQMYRKAGGVATRSRIVGFLNSETAPLLRGSYTDATGRQLHRATGGLVAIAGICAYDSDAHGLAQRYFHQALRLAKASGDRGLGAYVIALLVNQSLFMREYRQAVAFAEAALRAAGRHITPALAADLYAMQAKAYAHLGDGSSALSCIRRAESAAERIRRGYEPDETGYVQPGLVNVQVAEALLSLGDLTGAQEHAAAAVDTPAHDRGRVHRLAMLSQIELRQGNADKAVVTAVEMAEQARGMESQRLRDRLRAVREHLVASDCAGTSEAAELIAGALRVPL
- a CDS encoding NUDIX hydrolase — encoded protein: MQWTKQNEQTVYANRWFSVNLADVELPDGQHLDHFLIRLRPVAVATVVNEANEVLLLWRHRFITDSWGWELAAGVVEDGEDIAVAAARELEEETGWRPGPLRHLMSVEPSNGLTDARHHIYWADEGAYIGHPVDDFESDRREWVPLKLIPDMVARGEVPAANMAAALLLLHHLRLGQDALP